In one Alphaproteobacteria bacterium genomic region, the following are encoded:
- a CDS encoding MarR family transcriptional regulator, whose protein sequence is MNATQALDIWRGAIVESVRRDSPDLSARQMAVLTTVYLSASPHTVRGLAETLNVAKPAVTRALDRLSDLGLVRRKPDPNDRRSVLIQRTVKGSVFLSEFGELIVKAAEETGTAEIETSTAHAA, encoded by the coding sequence GTGAACGCGACACAAGCCCTGGACATCTGGCGCGGAGCCATCGTCGAGAGCGTGAGGCGCGACTCCCCGGATCTGAGCGCGCGACAAATGGCCGTGCTGACCACGGTCTATCTCAGCGCGTCGCCGCATACGGTGCGCGGCCTTGCCGAAACGCTTAATGTCGCCAAGCCGGCGGTGACCCGTGCCCTGGACCGTCTGTCGGATCTGGGCCTCGTCCGGCGCAAGCCCGACCCGAACGACCGCCGATCGGTCCTGATCCAGCGCACCGTCAAAGGTTCGGTCTTCCTGAGTGAGTTCGGCGAACTGATCGTGAAGGCCGCCGAGGAGACGGGGACGGCGGAAATCGAAACTTCGACCGCGCACGCTGCCTGA
- a CDS encoding GNAT family N-acetyltransferase, translating to MSVCSLDYQINPSPSALAGTGGAYPLHLEGTVLLQDGRRIAIRLIRPDDAGALQTLVARSHAQDVRFRFLHTMKHLPDRLAARLSQIDYAREMAFVAIDPDDPAAIIGVARLISDSDGMQAEYSILLRRDHQGEGLGYALMKCLIDFARSRGIVLVYGDVLNENEPMLSMCADLGFRRSAHGADPSVQRVVLHVKAKAD from the coding sequence ATGTCTGTTTGCAGTCTTGATTATCAGATCAACCCTTCCCCCTCTGCACTCGCCGGAACGGGCGGGGCGTACCCACTTCATCTGGAAGGGACTGTCCTCCTGCAGGATGGACGCCGGATCGCAATCCGACTCATCCGTCCGGATGATGCGGGCGCGTTGCAGACCCTTGTGGCGCGCTCGCATGCCCAGGATGTCCGGTTTCGTTTCCTGCATACCATGAAGCATCTGCCGGACCGGCTGGCGGCGCGTCTGTCGCAGATCGACTATGCGCGCGAGATGGCCTTTGTCGCGATCGATCCGGACGATCCGGCGGCGATCATCGGTGTGGCGCGGTTGATTTCGGATTCGGACGGAATGCAGGCGGAATACTCCATCCTCTTGCGCCGGGATCACCAGGGGGAGGGGCTGGGATATGCGCTGATGAAATGCCTGATCGATTTCGCCCGGTCACGGGGCATCGTTCTGGTTTATGGCGATGTGCTGAACGAGAACGAGCCGATGCTGTCGATGTGCGCCGATCTGGGATTCCGCCGCTCCGCACATGGTGCCGACCCGAGCGTCCAGAGGGTGGTGCTGCACGTTAAAGCGAAAGCCGACTAA
- a CDS encoding O-acetyl-ADP-ribose deacetylase: MQDVPSTPFDSRMTVVEGDITRLSVDAVVNAANESLLGGGGVDGAIHRAAGPELLEQCRKLGGCPTGEARITPGFRMAARHIIHTVGPVWQGGEEDEDALLASCYRNSLSLAEENGVRTLAFPAISTGAYGFPSERAVAIAIEAVTSYLSMTEAIDLVVFCCFDKQTAALYESALEAESQKS; encoded by the coding sequence ATGCAGGACGTACCGTCGACCCCGTTCGACTCGCGCATGACCGTGGTGGAGGGCGATATCACCCGCCTGTCCGTCGATGCGGTCGTGAATGCGGCGAACGAAAGCCTCCTCGGCGGGGGCGGGGTTGACGGGGCGATCCACCGGGCAGCAGGCCCGGAACTGCTGGAGCAATGCCGGAAACTGGGCGGATGTCCAACCGGCGAAGCCCGTATCACGCCGGGTTTCCGAATGGCCGCGCGCCATATCATCCATACCGTCGGGCCAGTCTGGCAGGGCGGTGAGGAAGATGAGGATGCACTGCTGGCATCCTGCTATCGCAACAGCCTCTCCCTGGCGGAAGAAAACGGCGTCCGAACGCTGGCCTTCCCGGCCATTTCCACCGGCGCCTATGGTTTCCCCTCCGAACGGGCGGTGGCGATTGCCATCGAGGCGGTGACTTCCTATCTATCGATGACGGAAGCGATCGACCTCGTGGTGTTCTGCTGTTTCGATAAGCAGACGGCGGCGCTTTACGAATCAGCCCTCGAGGCTGAAAGTCAAAAATCATAA
- the ppa gene encoding inorganic diphosphatase, whose product MRVDSIPVGENPPWDINVIIEVPIGADPVKYELDKESGALYVDRFLHTAMFYPANYGFIPHTLCGDGDPIDVLVVGRVPVVPGAIVRSRPVGVMIMEDEGGMDEKIIAVPHDKLHSYYEDVSSYRDLPKILIDQIAHFFTHYKDLEKNKWAKIARWGEAGEAAKLIEDSMAAHNLRKAAE is encoded by the coding sequence ATGCGAGTTGATAGCATTCCGGTCGGTGAGAATCCGCCTTGGGACATTAATGTCATTATCGAGGTGCCGATCGGCGCGGATCCGGTGAAGTACGAGCTGGATAAGGAATCCGGCGCGCTTTACGTCGACCGGTTCCTGCATACCGCCATGTTCTACCCGGCGAATTACGGCTTCATTCCGCATACGCTGTGCGGTGACGGCGACCCTATCGATGTGCTGGTTGTCGGCCGCGTGCCGGTTGTCCCGGGGGCTATCGTTCGGTCCCGCCCCGTCGGCGTGATGATCATGGAAGACGAAGGCGGCATGGACGAGAAGATCATCGCCGTTCCGCATGACAAGCTGCACTCCTATTATGAGGACGTGTCCAGCTATCGCGACCTGCCGAAGATCCTGATCGACCAGATCGCCCACTTCTTCACCCACTACAAGGACCTGGAGAAGAACAAATGGGCCAAGATCGCGCGCTGGGGTGAAGCCGGCGAAGCGGCCAAGCTGATCGAGGATTCGATGGCGGCCCATAATCTCAGGAAAGCGGCGGAGTAA
- a CDS encoding MFS transporter yields MSETPSETHRWHAAIAALWDRRTLTLFFLGMSAGLPLLLIFSTLSIWLTEAGVPRADVTFFSWAALGYGFKFVWAPLVDRIPLPVLGRRRSWLLLAQVSVAAALIGMGLTDPAEQPVIMALWAVMLGFSAATQDIVIDAYRIEIAEPAIQAMLSAAYIGGYRVGMILAGAGALEIAGLLDSAPDGYDYASWRATYLVMAATMGLGVITTLLAREPDLRLDNGQHGPGDYARFFLLFLLAVLAFVVVFSAWSRFAMPLSEGLSAALGPVGGFLSGALQLGLAVAAAVLAGWGGMRARIAPRDLVIDGYVSPFRDFVGRFGGIAVSLLCLIALYRMADVVMGVVANVFYTDLGFEKEEIGRITKLFGLVVTILGGFVGGILTIRFGVFRILFLGALLSAATNILFAFLATRGADTVFLAMAVSADNLSAGLASAAFVAFLSSLTDVRFTAMQYAMISSLMLLVPKLVGGYSGAMVDAAGYEMFFIGTAIVGLPVCALVLRVARHPAFRASGEGTDATN; encoded by the coding sequence GTGTCCGAAACGCCGAGTGAAACGCATCGCTGGCATGCCGCCATTGCCGCCCTGTGGGACCGGCGAACGCTGACGCTTTTCTTCCTGGGCATGTCCGCGGGACTGCCCTTGCTGCTGATCTTCTCCACCCTGTCGATCTGGCTGACCGAAGCCGGGGTGCCGCGTGCCGATGTCACCTTCTTCAGCTGGGCGGCACTTGGCTATGGCTTCAAATTCGTCTGGGCGCCGCTGGTTGATCGCATCCCGCTGCCGGTTCTGGGACGGCGCCGGTCCTGGCTGCTGCTGGCGCAGGTCAGCGTCGCGGCGGCGCTCATCGGCATGGGGCTGACAGATCCTGCCGAGCAACCGGTGATCATGGCCTTATGGGCGGTGATGCTGGGTTTTTCGGCCGCAACGCAGGACATCGTCATCGATGCCTATCGGATTGAAATCGCCGAACCCGCTATCCAGGCCATGCTCTCCGCCGCCTATATCGGCGGGTATCGCGTGGGCATGATCCTGGCCGGCGCCGGCGCGCTGGAAATCGCCGGGCTGCTGGACAGTGCGCCCGACGGTTATGACTACGCTTCCTGGCGCGCAACCTATCTCGTGATGGCGGCCACAATGGGGCTGGGCGTGATCACCACTCTGCTGGCCCGCGAACCGGATCTGAGGCTTGACAACGGGCAGCACGGTCCAGGCGATTACGCGCGCTTCTTTCTGTTGTTTCTGCTCGCGGTGCTGGCCTTCGTGGTGGTGTTCAGTGCGTGGTCGCGCTTTGCGATGCCGCTGTCGGAAGGGCTCAGCGCGGCGTTGGGACCGGTCGGCGGTTTTCTGAGCGGCGCGCTTCAACTGGGACTTGCCGTGGCCGCGGCTGTACTTGCCGGTTGGGGCGGGATGCGCGCCCGCATCGCGCCGCGCGACCTTGTCATCGACGGCTATGTTTCACCGTTCCGCGACTTTGTCGGGCGGTTCGGCGGCATCGCCGTGTCGCTGCTGTGCCTGATTGCGCTGTATCGGATGGCCGATGTCGTGATGGGGGTGGTCGCGAATGTCTTCTATACCGATCTCGGTTTCGAGAAGGAGGAGATCGGGCGGATCACGAAGCTGTTCGGCCTTGTTGTGACAATTCTGGGCGGTTTCGTCGGCGGCATTCTGACGATCCGGTTCGGGGTCTTTCGGATCCTGTTTCTGGGGGCGCTTCTCTCCGCGGCGACCAACATCCTGTTTGCGTTTCTCGCGACACGCGGCGCGGACACGGTCTTTCTCGCCATGGCGGTTTCGGCCGACAATCTCAGCGCCGGTCTGGCATCGGCCGCCTTTGTGGCATTTTTGTCATCACTGACCGACGTTCGATTCACGGCCATGCAATATGCCATGATAAGCTCATTAATGTTACTTGTTCCGAAACTCGTCGGCGGGTATTCCGGCGCCATGGTCGACGCCGCCGGGTACGAGATGTTCTTCATCGGCACGGCGATTGTCGGTCTGCCGGTCTGTGCGTTGGTTCTTCGGGTTGCACGGCACCCCGCCTTTCGCGCCTCCGGCGAAGGAACTGATGCGACGAATTAG
- a CDS encoding DUF3572 domain-containing protein: protein MKQEQAETVALQALAYIAADEDRMDRFVALSGLGPDDLKSRIADPAFLGGVLDHLLGHEPDLMAFAEEADIDPVSVQRARAALPGVNPDW, encoded by the coding sequence GTGAAGCAGGAACAGGCCGAAACCGTGGCATTGCAGGCGCTGGCCTATATCGCGGCGGATGAAGATCGGATGGATCGGTTCGTCGCGCTGTCGGGTCTGGGGCCCGACGATCTGAAAAGCCGGATCGCAGACCCGGCTTTTCTGGGGGGCGTTCTGGACCATCTGCTGGGGCACGAGCCCGATCTGATGGCATTCGCCGAGGAAGCGGATATCGACCCCGTATCGGTGCAGCGCGCCCGCGCCGCCCTGCCCGGGGTCAATCCCGACTGGTGA
- a CDS encoding MATE family efflux transporter — protein MTERTVDSAPPVNWNRRLLALTGPIVVANLSVPLPGLVDTAVMGHQPEAAGLAAVGLGAMIFATLFFTFGFLRMSTVGLTAQADGAGNARDVRAVLYRGGALALIISAALLLAHQPLGRFAFGLTEAAPRVIELGLNYYDIRVWGAPAALLNMAILGWLFGLGHMRAPVVLQVVTNLVNVALDFLFVFGFDWGIEGVAAATVVAEWTGALLGLAIVARRLRPYGGLRPPPGALTDLKGMQRMLGVNRDIFIRTLCLLIAFAHFKFEGATLGTTVLAANIVLLTFLDISSYGLDAFANAAEILVGKAVGRRDAAAFRKVVRLAHLWGFAIAGISSVIFYVGGGWIVGLLTDQPEVLDQADTFLIWAAILPLTAVWAFVIDGIFIGATWSAALRNGMIAAIAVYFTLQWLLVPAYGNEGLWLALHIFLVARGMTLGVQYPRLVRRLDAQDAGISR, from the coding sequence ATGACCGAACGCACCGTCGACAGCGCCCCGCCCGTCAACTGGAACCGGCGGCTCCTGGCCCTGACCGGTCCGATTGTCGTTGCGAACCTTTCCGTGCCGCTGCCGGGCCTCGTCGACACCGCCGTCATGGGTCATCAGCCGGAAGCAGCCGGCCTCGCAGCGGTCGGTCTCGGGGCGATGATCTTCGCGACCCTCTTCTTCACCTTCGGCTTCCTGCGGATGAGCACGGTCGGGCTGACCGCACAGGCGGACGGGGCCGGGAATGCCCGCGATGTTCGTGCGGTCCTGTATCGCGGCGGTGCGCTGGCCCTGATCATATCCGCCGCCCTGCTGCTGGCGCATCAGCCGCTGGGCCGCTTTGCCTTCGGCCTGACAGAGGCCGCCCCGAGGGTTATCGAACTGGGGCTGAACTACTACGACATCAGGGTCTGGGGCGCCCCGGCCGCCCTGTTGAACATGGCGATCCTGGGGTGGCTATTCGGTCTTGGCCACATGCGGGCGCCGGTCGTGCTTCAGGTCGTCACCAATCTGGTCAATGTCGCACTGGATTTCCTTTTCGTCTTCGGCTTCGACTGGGGCATTGAGGGCGTCGCCGCGGCGACCGTCGTCGCGGAATGGACCGGCGCGCTGCTGGGCCTCGCCATCGTGGCGCGGCGGCTACGCCCCTATGGCGGGCTGAGGCCGCCGCCGGGCGCACTCACCGACCTGAAGGGCATGCAGCGCATGCTGGGGGTCAATCGCGACATCTTCATTCGCACGCTATGTCTTCTGATCGCCTTCGCGCATTTCAAGTTCGAGGGCGCGACCCTGGGGACCACCGTCCTGGCCGCCAACATCGTGCTGCTGACCTTCCTGGATATCAGTTCCTACGGTCTGGACGCCTTTGCCAATGCCGCGGAGATCCTGGTTGGAAAGGCGGTCGGGCGGCGCGATGCCGCCGCATTTCGAAAGGTCGTGCGGCTGGCGCATCTCTGGGGGTTCGCCATCGCGGGGATCAGTTCCGTGATCTTCTATGTCGGCGGCGGCTGGATCGTCGGATTGCTGACCGACCAGCCGGAGGTGCTGGACCAGGCCGACACATTCCTGATCTGGGCTGCGATCCTGCCACTGACCGCCGTCTGGGCCTTCGTCATCGACGGAATCTTCATCGGGGCGACCTGGTCCGCCGCCCTGCGAAACGGCATGATCGCCGCCATCGCAGTCTACTTCACCCTGCAATGGCTGCTGGTTCCGGCCTACGGAAATGAGGGACTGTGGCTCGCCCTGCACATCTTCCTGGTGGCGCGGGGCATGACGCTCGGCGTGCAGTATCCGCGACTGGTCCGGCGGCTGGACGCTCAGGACGCCGGCATCTCGCGATAG
- a CDS encoding DUF2244 domain-containing protein gives MPEAETSTVLFDATLRPHRSLGRRGFLLVMAAVGGGGFLIGTGFFLAGAWPVAGFCGLEILLVYIGFKMNFREGRRSEHLRLTREGLAVTHVAPNGKRGTVRFEPTWLSVQMDDPPRHDSRLTLRSHGRQLEIGAFLQPFEKLEVAQALREALIRYREMPAS, from the coding sequence ATGCCGGAAGCCGAAACATCCACCGTCCTGTTTGACGCCACACTGCGCCCTCATCGCAGTCTGGGGCGGCGCGGATTTCTACTGGTCATGGCGGCCGTCGGCGGTGGCGGCTTCCTGATCGGCACCGGGTTCTTTCTGGCCGGCGCCTGGCCGGTTGCCGGCTTCTGCGGGCTGGAAATCCTGCTGGTCTATATCGGCTTCAAGATGAATTTCCGCGAGGGGCGTCGGTCCGAACATCTGCGGCTCACCCGGGAGGGGCTGGCGGTCACGCATGTCGCGCCGAACGGCAAGCGGGGAACCGTTCGGTTCGAGCCTACATGGCTATCGGTTCAGATGGACGATCCACCAAGGCATGACAGCCGGCTGACCCTGCGCAGCCATGGTCGGCAGCTGGAAATCGGCGCCTTCCTGCAGCCCTTCGAGAAACTGGAGGTGGCGCAGGCGTTGCGGGAGGCGTTGATCCGCTATCGCGAGATGCCGGCGTCCTGA
- the nth gene encoding endonuclease III, with product MKKADIETFFARLQAANPEPKGELNWTNPYTLLVAVALSAQATDVGVNKATEKLFQEVSTPQEMLELGEEGLKQHIKTIGLYNSKAKNVIKAAEILVRDFGGIVPQDRAALETLPGVGRKTANVVLNIAFGAPTIAVDTHLFRVGNRTGLAPGKTPLAVELKLEKRVPKHYLRHAHHWLILHGRYVCKARKPDCPACIVSDLCKFKGKTTAL from the coding sequence ATGAAAAAAGCCGATATCGAAACCTTCTTCGCCCGCCTTCAGGCCGCCAATCCGGAGCCCAAGGGCGAGTTGAACTGGACCAATCCCTATACGCTGCTGGTCGCGGTCGCCCTGTCGGCACAGGCGACCGATGTCGGCGTCAACAAGGCCACGGAAAAGCTGTTTCAGGAGGTCTCGACCCCTCAGGAGATGCTGGAACTGGGTGAGGAGGGGCTGAAGCAGCACATCAAGACGATCGGCCTCTATAATTCCAAAGCCAAGAATGTGATCAAGGCTGCGGAAATCCTGGTCCGCGACTTCGGCGGTATCGTGCCGCAGGACCGGGCCGCCCTGGAAACCCTGCCCGGTGTGGGGCGCAAGACCGCCAATGTGGTGCTGAACATCGCCTTCGGCGCACCGACAATCGCCGTCGACACGCATCTGTTCAGGGTCGGGAACCGGACCGGGCTGGCGCCGGGCAAGACCCCGCTGGCCGTGGAACTGAAGCTGGAAAAGCGGGTTCCGAAGCATTACCTGCGCCACGCGCATCACTGGCTAATCCTGCACGGGCGCTATGTCTGCAAGGCGCGCAAACCCGATTGTCCGGCCTGCATCGTCAGCGATCTCTGCAAGTTCAAGGGCAAGACAACCGCACTCTGA
- a CDS encoding PaaI family thioesterase — translation MPKLDFSKIRERAADTLVDHLGIEMLDAGEGTAKARMKITPRHLAPNGFLHAASVVALADTCCGFGTFADLPDGAEGFTTAELKSNHLGTSRKGGLICNAHAKHQGRTTQVWDAEVFTEARPDRPIALFRCTQIVLWPRGTE, via the coding sequence ATGCCGAAACTCGATTTCTCGAAAATTCGCGAACGCGCCGCTGACACGCTGGTCGATCACCTGGGCATCGAGATGCTGGATGCCGGCGAAGGCACCGCCAAGGCACGGATGAAGATCACGCCGCGTCATCTGGCGCCGAACGGCTTTCTGCATGCCGCATCGGTCGTCGCCCTGGCCGACACCTGTTGCGGCTTCGGGACCTTCGCCGATCTGCCGGACGGCGCGGAAGGCTTCACGACGGCGGAACTGAAGTCCAATCACCTCGGGACATCGCGCAAGGGCGGGTTGATCTGCAACGCCCACGCCAAGCACCAGGGACGCACGACCCAGGTCTGGGACGCGGAAGTCTTCACGGAGGCGCGCCCCGACCGACCCATCGCGCTGTTTCGCTGCACCCAGATCGTGCTGTGGCCGCGCGGCACCGAATGA
- a CDS encoding 3-hydroxyacyl-CoA dehydrogenase family protein yields the protein MTFNKIGIIGAGTMGSGIATSLGQQGVSTVLVDTTEDAVQRGLAAAKKFYDRAAEKGKMTEDAAAAAFGALSGSTDIAAVAECDLIIEAIFEEFQVKADLFARLNPHLKPETVVATNTSALRVSELAETVDNPARFLGLHYFNPAAINPIVEVVKGDKTDDAIFQRCVDFCRDTAKKPIPCKDAYGFAINRFFVPYGNEAVRLMDEGVATPAQIDRVAQDCLGVAAGPFVVMNLVKPKIMFHAQRNLGPHGAFYAIAESLAAKGDSDYTFDIGEDASGSPESDAIVADRLRAATFFPVLQELDEDVATPADIDMGAGLALRFGKAPCELMDSLGKDEVARIVGHITEKYGHAMPASLDKVGSLRG from the coding sequence ATGACGTTCAATAAAATCGGCATTATCGGCGCCGGCACCATGGGTTCGGGCATTGCCACCAGCCTGGGTCAACAGGGCGTGTCGACGGTTCTGGTCGATACGACGGAGGATGCGGTCCAGCGCGGTCTGGCCGCCGCCAAGAAGTTCTATGACCGGGCCGCTGAAAAGGGAAAGATGACTGAAGACGCCGCCGCCGCGGCCTTCGGCGCCCTTTCCGGGTCCACCGATATCGCCGCCGTCGCCGAATGCGACCTGATCATCGAGGCGATCTTCGAGGAATTCCAGGTGAAGGCTGACCTGTTCGCCCGCCTGAACCCGCATCTGAAGCCGGAAACCGTCGTCGCGACAAACACGTCCGCGCTGCGGGTTTCCGAACTGGCGGAAACGGTCGACAATCCGGCACGTTTCCTCGGCCTGCACTATTTCAACCCGGCGGCCATCAACCCGATCGTTGAAGTCGTGAAGGGCGACAAGACCGATGACGCGATCTTCCAGCGCTGCGTCGATTTCTGCCGCGACACCGCGAAGAAACCGATCCCCTGCAAGGATGCCTACGGTTTCGCCATCAACCGTTTCTTCGTGCCCTATGGAAACGAGGCGGTGCGCCTGATGGACGAAGGCGTCGCCACCCCGGCACAGATCGACCGCGTGGCGCAGGATTGCCTGGGGGTCGCCGCCGGCCCCTTCGTCGTCATGAACCTGGTGAAGCCGAAGATCATGTTCCACGCCCAGCGCAATCTGGGTCCGCACGGCGCCTTCTATGCCATCGCGGAGTCACTGGCTGCGAAAGGCGATAGCGACTACACGTTCGACATCGGCGAAGATGCCTCCGGCAGCCCGGAGAGCGACGCCATTGTCGCCGACCGTCTGCGCGCGGCGACCTTCTTCCCGGTCCTGCAGGAGCTGGATGAAGACGTTGCGACCCCGGCCGATATCGACATGGGCGCCGGTCTGGCCCTGCGCTTCGGCAAGGCCCCGTGCGAGTTGATGGACAGCCTGGGCAAGGATGAAGTGGCCCGGATCGTCGGTCACATCACCGAAAAGTACGGCCATGCCATGCCGGCCAGCCTGGACAAGGTCGGCAGCCTGCGCGGCTGA
- a CDS encoding GDCCVxC domain-containing (seleno)protein encodes MTSAPPPKFERHSLLTCPECGASEMLEMPTDACLWFHECPECGVMLKPRKGDCCVFCSYGSVPCPPVQTGGCSGAGP; translated from the coding sequence ATGACATCCGCCCCGCCGCCGAAGTTCGAGCGTCACTCACTCCTGACCTGTCCGGAATGCGGAGCGTCCGAAATGCTGGAGATGCCCACTGACGCCTGCCTCTGGTTCCATGAATGTCCGGAATGCGGCGTGATGCTGAAGCCGCGCAAGGGGGATTGTTGCGTGTTCTGCTCCTACGGGAGTGTCCCCTGTCCGCCGGTTCAGACTGGCGGATGTTCGGGTGCGGGGCCCTGA
- a CDS encoding MerR family transcriptional regulator produces the protein MFTIGAASRLSGVHVETIRYYEREGLIPAPQRSAAGHRYFDDEAVATLKFIAHCRAARFSIRDIRSLLALRSQTDISCADGRRIGLSHVQALRDAIDSLTRLEEGLTQALKNCDPTRSDCAMIRELERDKVGPFRSGGPVSPF, from the coding sequence ATGTTCACGATCGGAGCGGCCTCACGGCTCAGCGGCGTCCATGTCGAGACGATTCGATACTACGAACGCGAAGGCCTGATCCCGGCGCCGCAGAGGTCCGCTGCCGGGCATCGATATTTCGATGACGAGGCAGTCGCGACATTGAAGTTTATTGCGCATTGCAGAGCCGCGCGATTTTCGATCCGCGATATTCGCAGCCTTCTGGCTTTGCGGTCGCAAACCGACATTTCCTGCGCAGACGGGCGACGCATCGGCCTGTCGCATGTTCAGGCATTGCGCGACGCGATCGATTCGCTCACCCGGCTGGAAGAGGGCCTGACGCAGGCTCTGAAGAATTGCGATCCGACACGCAGCGACTGCGCCATGATCCGGGAGCTCGAACGTGACAAGGTCGGGCCGTTCAGATCTGGCGGGCCCGTATCTCCGTTCTGA
- a CDS encoding tetratricopeptide repeat protein — protein sequence MAALARIIAIALVAIGLTASPAAADQNDKRLGALFEVLLNAPMGSPEALVAQQQIWALWLEAPTATGRILMAQGVDQMKQQDLTGAVRTFSALIELAPDFAEAWNKRATVYFLMGFYPESLADIDETLRLEPRHFGAQSGQGLVFDAMEEPEAALDAMEKALRLNPHMPQIRNRVDQLRTEIRARQI from the coding sequence ATGGCTGCCTTGGCACGGATCATCGCAATCGCCCTTGTCGCGATCGGGCTCACGGCGTCCCCCGCCGCCGCCGATCAGAACGACAAGCGTCTGGGGGCCTTGTTTGAAGTCCTTCTGAATGCGCCGATGGGCAGCCCGGAAGCGTTGGTCGCGCAGCAGCAGATCTGGGCGCTGTGGCTTGAGGCACCGACCGCGACGGGCCGCATTCTGATGGCGCAGGGCGTCGATCAGATGAAGCAGCAGGACTTGACCGGGGCCGTCAGGACATTCTCCGCACTGATCGAACTGGCGCCCGACTTTGCGGAGGCATGGAACAAGCGCGCGACCGTCTATTTTCTGATGGGATTCTATCCGGAATCGCTGGCGGATATCGATGAGACACTGCGCCTCGAACCGCGCCATTTTGGGGCACAGTCGGGCCAGGGTCTGGTCTTCGATGCGATGGAGGAACCGGAGGCCGCGCTGGATGCCATGGAAAAGGCGCTGCGCCTCAATCCACACATGCCGCAGATCCGAAACCGCGTCGACCAACTCAGAACGGAGATACGGGCCCGCCAGATCTGA
- a CDS encoding DUF2817 domain-containing protein, translating into MSQEANCFSDGVDKARERFLIACDRIGLRVTSHRSGLTQRNGNPLFCDVTRLGSPEARRAVVLCSAAAGPAGLLGCGSALGVITAGGIQDLPKEVGLILVHAANPGGPVWPYFADGDAPASDGPAPNWSDGVLAAAEKRFSDFQQETGFDWSKLAGQTLASMSPPAWNGDVLREIAAERLKGLEHLCFVDPRTGPGQFAAHEIVSCDPDGSAARDRADAWFAIDPLAAERVQGAGNTPCAGGLGGLMTTSRVTNVIVEIGTYSMAGVLSGGDRKDAMRAFPSSADWRASAWRAVRETLRRAYQGLMREG; encoded by the coding sequence ATGTCCCAAGAGGCGAACTGTTTCAGTGACGGGGTCGACAAGGCGCGGGAAAGGTTCCTGATTGCCTGCGACAGGATCGGTCTGCGCGTGACCTCGCATCGGTCCGGCCTGACGCAGCGCAACGGCAACCCGCTGTTTTGCGACGTGACACGACTCGGCTCGCCCGAGGCACGACGCGCGGTGGTCCTGTGCTCCGCGGCCGCGGGCCCGGCGGGCCTGCTGGGCTGCGGCAGCGCGCTGGGGGTCATCACGGCCGGCGGGATCCAGGACCTTCCGAAAGAGGTCGGCCTGATTCTGGTTCATGCCGCCAATCCGGGTGGTCCGGTCTGGCCCTACTTTGCCGACGGTGACGCGCCCGCGTCGGACGGTCCCGCGCCCAACTGGTCCGACGGCGTTCTGGCGGCCGCCGAAAAGCGCTTCTCCGACTTCCAGCAGGAAACCGGCTTCGATTGGTCCAAGCTTGCCGGTCAGACATTGGCATCCATGTCGCCACCGGCCTGGAATGGGGACGTCTTGCGGGAGATCGCGGCCGAACGCCTGAAGGGGCTGGAGCATCTTTGTTTCGTCGATCCGCGCACCGGACCGGGACAGTTTGCGGCCCATGAAATCGTCTCCTGCGACCCGGATGGATCGGCCGCGCGCGACCGTGCGGACGCCTGGTTCGCCATCGATCCGCTGGCGGCCGAACGGGTGCAGGGGGCCGGCAACACCCCTTGTGCCGGAGGGCTGGGCGGGCTGATGACGACGTCGCGAGTCACCAATGTCATCGTGGAAATCGGAACCTACTCAATGGCGGGTGTCCTGAGCGGCGGCGACCGGAAAGACGCGATGCGGGCCTTTCCGAGTTCGGCCGACTGGCGTGCGTCGGCCTGGCGCGCGGTGCGCGAAACCTTGCGTCGCGCCTATCAGGGTCTTATGCGGGAAGGGTAG